A genomic segment from Spinacia oleracea cultivar Varoflay chromosome 3, BTI_SOV_V1, whole genome shotgun sequence encodes:
- the LOC110797563 gene encoding protein TRANSPARENT TESTA GLABRA 1 codes for MENSAQESHHLANNIVTYDSPYPLYSMSFSLSSAGISRRSTDQIIAVGSFIEEYNNRVDILSFDDETLSLTLTPNLSFPHPYPPTKLMFQPSSSSSSPPLLASSADFLRLYSLKNDSTELVSLLNNSKSSDFSAPLTSFDWNDMVPQRIGTSSIDTTCTIWDIEKCVVETQLIAHDKEVYDIAWGEAGVFASVSADGSVRIFDLRDKEHSTIVYESPEPDTPLLRLAWNKQDLRYMATTLMDSNRVVILDIRSPTMPVAEFDRHQAGVNAVAWAPQSGRHICSVGDDAQALIWELPNVAGPNGIDPLSMYSAESEINQLQWSAAQPEWISIAFSNKLQLLRV; via the coding sequence ATGGAGAATTCAGCCCAGGAATCTCACCACCTTGCGAACAATATCGTAACCTATGATTCCCCTTATCCACTTTACTCCATGTCATTTTCCCTCTCTTCCGCCGGAATATCTCGCCGGAGCACCGATCAAATCATCGCCGTTGGAAGTTTCATCGAAGAGTACAACAATCGCGTCGATATCCTATCTTTTGACGACGAAACCCTATCCCTAACCCTAACCCCAAATCTCTCTTTCCCTCACCCTTACCCTCCGACAAAATTAATGTTTCAGCCTTCTTCTTCGTCGTCATCGCCGCCGCTTCTGGCTTCCTCCGCCGATTTTCTCAGGCTGTATTCGCTGAAGAATGATTCAACTGAGCTGGTTTCTCTTCTCAATAACTCGAAATCGAGCGATTTCAGCGCGCCATTGACGTCGTTCGATTGGAACGATATGGTTCCTCAACGAATCGGAACTTCGAGTATCGATACGACATGTACAATTTGGGACATTGAGAAATGTGTGGTGGAAACTCAGTTGATTGCTCATGATAAGGAGGTTTACGACATTGCGTGGGGGGAAGCTGGGGTTTTTGCCTCGGTTTCGGCGGATGGGAGTGTCAGGATATTTGATTTGAGGGATAAGGAGCATTCTACGATCGTGTATGAGTCCCCGGAGCCGGATACTCCGCTGCTTAGGTTAGCTTGGAATAAGCAGGATTTGAGGTATATGGCCACGACTTTGATGGATAGTAATAGGGTTGTGATATTGGATATTCGGTCTCCGACAATGCCGGTGGCCGAGTTCGATAGGCACCAGGCGGGTGTTAACGCTGTGGCATGGGCACCTCAGAGTGGCCGGCATATATGCTCTGTTGGAGATGATGCTCAGGCGCTTATTTGGGAGCTTCCCAATGTAGCTGGTCCAAATGGGATTGATCCTTTGTCTATGTACAGTGCCGAGTCAGAGATTAACCAGTTGCAGTGGTCTGCTGCTC
- the LOC110797571 gene encoding protein DOWNY MILDEW RESISTANCE 6, which translates to MANKILSTGIPYKTLPESYIRPENERPNLSQVSDCENVPVIDLGAKDRTQTIHQVFNACKNYGFFQVINHGVSKELAEKMQKVAREFFDMSVEEKMKLYSDDPTKTLRLSTSFNVNKEEVHNWRDYLRLHCWPLEQYVPEWPSNPPSFKEIVSKYIKEVRELGFRVQELISESLGLEKDYIKNVLGDQGQHMALNYYPECPEPEMTYGLPGHTDPNALTILLQDLQVSGLQIFKDGKWLAVKPQPDAFVINIGDQLQALSNGIYKSVWHRAVVNTDKPRLSVASFLCPANDALISAPTPLTANGSPAVYRDYTYPEYYKTFWSRNLDQEHCLELFKNQT; encoded by the exons ATGGCAAACAAGATATTATCCACCGGAATTCCTTACAAAACCCTCCCCGAAAGCTACATCCGACCCGAAAATGAGAGGCCCAACTTATCTCAAGTCTCCGATTGCGAGAATGTCCCTGTTATTGACTTGGGTGCCAAAGACCGTACTCAAACAATCCACCAAGTCTTCAATGCTTGTAAAAATTACGGGTTTTTCCAG GTGATTAATCATGGGGTGTCAAAGGAATTAGCGGAGAAGATGCAAAAGGTAGCTCGAGAGTTCTTCGATATGTCGGTTGAGGAAAAAATGAAATTATATAGTGACGATCCAACTAAAACACTAAGATTGTCTACAAGTTTTAACGTTAACAAAGAGGAAGTTCATAATTGGAGAGATTATCTTAGGCTCCATTgttggcctcttgagcaatATGTCCCCGAATGGCCTTCTAACCCCCCTTCCTTCAA gGAAATAGTGAGCAAGTACATAAAAGAAGTTAGGGAACTTGGTTTCAGAGTCCAAGAACTAATATCAGAGAGTTTAGGGTTGGAGAAAGATTACATAAAGAATGTCCTAGGAGATCAAGGACAACACATGGCTCTTAATTATTACCCTGAGTGCCCGGAGCCAGAGATGACATACGGGTTGCCGGGTCATACTGACCCTAATGCCCTTACCATCCTTCTCCAAGACTTGCAAGTATCTGGCCTTCAAATTTTTAAGGATGGTAAATGGCTTGCTGTCAAACCTCAACCTGATGCTTTTGTCATTAACATTGGTGATCAATTGCAG GCATTAAGTAACGGTATATACAAGAGTGTATGGCACAGAGCAGTTGTGAACACAGATAAGCCAAGATTATCAGTAGCTTCATTCCTCTGCCCCGCCAATGATGCGTTGATAAGCGCGCCAACACCTCTGACCGCCAACGGATCACCGGCTGTATATAGAGACTATACGTATCCTGAGTACTACAAGACTTTCTGGAGTAGGAACTTGGACCAAGAGCACTGCTTGGAGCTTTTTAAAAACCAAACCTAG